One window of the Eschrichtius robustus isolate mEscRob2 chromosome 13, mEscRob2.pri, whole genome shotgun sequence genome contains the following:
- the KRT18 gene encoding keratin, type I cytoskeletal 18 — protein sequence MSFSAQSTFSSYRSAGSVQSPGHRVRPVSSAASVYAGAGGSGSRISVSRSTSVRGGWGSGNLGAGMAGGLVGVGGIQGEKETMQDLNDRLASYLERVRSLEADNRRLESKIREHLEKKGPQVRDWGHYLKTIEDLRAQMFASSVDNARIVLQIDNARLAADDFRVKYETELAMRQSVESDIHGLRKVIDDTNVTRLQLETEIEALKEELLFMKKNHEEEVKGLQNQIANSGLTVELDAPKAQDLSKIMADIRAQYDELAQKNREELDKYWSQQIEESATVVTSQTAEIGAAEMTLTELRRTVQSLEIDLDSMRNLKASLENSLREVEARYAMQMEQLNGVLLHLESELAQTRAEGQRQTQEYEALLNIKVKLEAEINTYRRLLEDGEDFNLGDALDNSNSMQTIQKTTTLRLVDGKVVSETSDTKVLRH from the exons ATGAGCTTCAGCGCCCAGTCCACCTTCTCCAGCTACCGGTCCGCGGGCTCCGTGCAGTCACCTGGCCACCGGGTCCGACCGGTCAGCAGCGCTGCCAGCGTCTATGCAGGCGCCGGGGGCTCGGGCTCCCGGATCTCCGTGTCCCGCTCCACCAGCGTCCGGGGCGGCTGGGGGTCCGGGAACCTGGGCGCCGGGATGGCCGGGGGTCTGGTGGGTGTAGGGGGCATCCAGGGCGAGAAGGAGACCATGCAAGACCTGAATGACCGCCTGGCCTCCTacctggagagggtgaggagccTGGAGGCCGATAATAGGAGACTGGAGAGCAAAATCCGGGAACACCTGGAGAAGAAGGGACCCCAGGTCAGAGACTGGGGGCACTACTTGAAGACCATTGAGGACCTGAGGGCTCAG ATGTTTGCAAGTTCTGTGGACAATGCCCGCATCGTCCTGCAGATTGATAATGCCCGTCTTGCTGCTGACGACTTCAGAGTCAA GTATGAGACAGAGCTGGCCATGCGCCAGTCTGTGGAGAGTGACATCCACGGGCTGCGCAAGGTCATTGATGACACCAACGTCACCCGGCTGCAACTGGAGACTGAGATTGAGGCTCTCAAGGAGGAGCTGCTGTTCATGAAGAAGAACCACGAGGAG GAAGTAAAGGGTCTACAAAACCAGATTGCCAACTCGGGGTTGACCGTGGAGTTGGATGCCCCGAAAGCTCAGGACCTCAGCAAGATCATGGCAGACATCCGGGCCCAGTATGACGAGCTGGCTCAGAAGAACCGAGAGGAGCTGGACAAGTACTGGTCCCAGCAG atTGAGGAGAGCGCCACAGTGGTCACCTCGCAGACCGCTGAGATAGGAGCTGCTGAGATGACACTCACGGAGCTGAGACGCACTGTCCAGTCCCTGGAGATCGACCTGGACTCCATGAGAAATCTG AAGGCCAGCTTGGAGAACAGCCTGAGGGAAGTGGAGGCCCGCTATGCCATGCAGATGGAGCAGCTCAATGGGGTCCTCCTGCACCTGGAGTCGGAGCTGGCCCAGACCCGGGCAGAGGGGCAACGCCAGACCCAGGAGTACGAGGCCCTGCTGAACATCAAGGTCAAGCTGGAGGCTGAGATCAACACCTACCGCCGCCTGCTGGAAGATGGGGAGGACTTCAA TCTTGGTGACGCCTTGGACAACAGCAACTCCATGCAAACCATCCAGAAGACCACCACCCTCAGGCTTGTGGACGGCAAAGTGGTGTCTGAGACCTCAGACACCAAAGTTCTGAGGCATTGA